A portion of the Streptomyces sp. NBC_01335 genome contains these proteins:
- a CDS encoding pectinesterase family protein, whose translation MTHLRTSRTRGSTLAAVLALAGAFLLPASPAAAAAPASAPAGAGPAAQHGAWSDTPHGFASLAGGTTGGAGGPVVTVTTPADLATYAGAEGPYTIRVAGSLAVEPFGHDIDVTSDKTIVGVGDTAEIVHGELHLNPGTHNVIIRNLTIRDSYIEGDWDGKTTDFDAIQMDTADHVWIDHNRFTHMGDGLLDIRKDSRYITVSYNQFADHNKAFGIGWTTNVTTEITIDHNWFTGTKQRNPSADNCAYAHLYNNYVSAQVADGDPVWTYGNWARGATKMVIENSYYRDVQHPYQADATAQLVQRGSILKHTTGRTDAWGAAFDPHAFYPYRLDRAADVPGIVTRDSGPQKDIGTDTVLRVPADYATVQAAVDAVPQGNDGRITVRLAPGTYREHVRIGKNQPYVSLVGTGKRRSDTLIVFDTPQGELKPDGTTQGSTGSATVLVEGHDFTAENLTFSNDFDEAAVEISGEQALAVKTTGDRLTFENTAFLGNQDTLMTDTPALTQKARVYLTGSYVEGDVDFIYGRATTVVENSVIKALSRGSDTNNGYITAASTWKENPYGILITRSRIISDAPRDTFHLGRPWHPSGNPDAIGQVLIRETSLPAAVKASPWSDMSGFSWREARFSEYRTHGPGAAATTDRPQMSPADAALHEVGDYLAGDDGWAPHRRR comes from the coding sequence ATGACGCACCTCCGTACCTCGCGCACCCGGGGAAGCACGCTCGCCGCTGTGCTCGCCCTGGCCGGGGCCTTCCTCCTGCCGGCGAGCCCGGCCGCCGCGGCGGCCCCCGCCTCCGCACCGGCCGGCGCGGGACCCGCCGCCCAGCACGGCGCCTGGTCCGACACCCCGCACGGGTTCGCCTCCCTGGCGGGCGGGACCACCGGAGGGGCGGGCGGCCCGGTCGTCACCGTCACCACCCCCGCCGATCTGGCGACGTACGCGGGTGCCGAGGGGCCTTACACCATCAGGGTCGCCGGCTCACTGGCCGTGGAACCCTTCGGCCACGACATCGACGTGACCTCGGACAAGACCATCGTCGGCGTCGGGGACACCGCCGAGATCGTCCACGGCGAACTCCATCTGAACCCCGGCACCCACAACGTGATCATCCGCAACCTCACCATCCGCGACTCGTACATCGAGGGCGACTGGGACGGGAAGACCACGGACTTCGACGCCATCCAGATGGACACCGCCGACCACGTCTGGATCGACCACAACCGCTTCACGCACATGGGCGACGGGCTGCTCGACATCCGCAAGGACAGCCGGTACATCACCGTCTCGTACAACCAGTTCGCCGACCACAACAAGGCGTTCGGGATCGGCTGGACGACGAACGTCACCACCGAGATCACCATCGACCACAACTGGTTCACCGGCACCAAGCAGCGCAACCCCTCGGCGGACAACTGCGCCTACGCCCACCTCTACAACAACTACGTCTCCGCGCAGGTCGCGGACGGCGACCCGGTGTGGACGTACGGCAACTGGGCGCGCGGCGCCACGAAGATGGTCATCGAGAACAGCTACTACAGGGACGTCCAGCACCCGTACCAGGCCGACGCCACCGCCCAGCTCGTGCAGCGCGGCTCGATCCTGAAGCACACCACGGGCCGTACCGACGCCTGGGGCGCGGCCTTCGACCCGCACGCCTTCTACCCGTACCGGCTGGACCGCGCCGCCGACGTGCCGGGGATCGTCACCCGCGACTCCGGCCCGCAGAAGGACATCGGTACCGACACCGTGCTGCGGGTCCCCGCCGACTACGCCACCGTGCAGGCGGCCGTCGACGCCGTGCCGCAGGGCAACGACGGCCGGATCACCGTGCGCCTGGCGCCCGGCACCTACCGGGAGCACGTCCGCATCGGCAAGAACCAGCCGTACGTCTCCCTCGTCGGCACCGGCAAGCGCCGCTCCGACACCCTGATCGTCTTCGACACCCCGCAGGGCGAACTCAAGCCGGACGGCACCACCCAGGGTTCCACCGGCAGCGCCACCGTCCTGGTGGAGGGCCACGACTTCACGGCCGAGAACCTCACCTTCTCCAACGACTTCGACGAGGCCGCCGTGGAGATCAGCGGCGAGCAGGCGCTCGCCGTGAAGACCACCGGCGACCGCCTGACCTTCGAGAACACCGCGTTCCTCGGCAACCAGGACACCCTGATGACCGACACCCCGGCGCTCACCCAGAAGGCCCGCGTCTACCTCACCGGCTCGTACGTCGAGGGCGACGTCGACTTCATCTACGGCCGCGCCACCACCGTCGTCGAGAACTCCGTGATCAAGGCGCTCAGCCGCGGCTCGGACACCAACAACGGCTACATCACGGCCGCTTCGACCTGGAAGGAGAACCCGTACGGCATCCTGATCACCCGCAGCCGGATCATCAGCGACGCCCCTCGGGACACCTTCCACCTCGGCCGCCCCTGGCACCCGAGCGGCAACCCGGACGCGATCGGCCAGGTGCTGATCCGCGAGACCTCGCTGCCCGCCGCCGTCAAGGCGAGCCCCTGGTCCGACATGAGCGGCTTCTCCTGGCGGGAAGCCCGGTTCAGCGAGTACCGGACCCACGGTCCCGGCGCCGCCGCCACCACGGACCGCCCCCAGATGTCCCCGGCCGACGCCGCGCTCCACGAGGTGGGCGACTACCTCGCGGGCGACGACGGCTGGGCACCGCACCGCCGGCGCTGA
- a CDS encoding pectate lyase family protein: protein MPARMRHIRAITVVMGCASLALAVSLPAQAASRPHANPVERAVLPAHDGWAAADGSTTGGSKATRDHVYTVTNRAELIAAFEDAGDAPKIVKIAGTVHGNSDVNGTPIGCEDYYTGGYTLEKYLAAYDPAVWGTDAVPSGPLEDARAASAALQAAAVNVEVPSNTTLIGVGDDATVIGASLQIKNVSNVIVRNLTFEDTYDCFPQWDPTDTDTGAWNSEYDNLVVTGSSHVWVDHNTFSDGDRPDSAQPHYFGTVYQQHDGLFDIVRGADLVTVSWNVLKDHDKTMLIGNSDSAGATDRGKLRVTLHHNLFQDVKERAPRVRFGQVDSYNNHFVATAGSPYGYTYGIGIESQLVAEHNAFTLPAGYDPALILKKWKESPLTAGDNYVNGRKTDLIAVHNAGVPAEQLASGAGWTPVLRTKVDSPRAVPALVDRQAGAGGHC from the coding sequence ATGCCCGCACGCATGCGTCACATCCGTGCCATCACCGTGGTGATGGGCTGCGCCTCCCTCGCCCTCGCCGTGTCGCTGCCCGCCCAGGCCGCCTCCCGGCCGCACGCGAACCCGGTCGAGCGCGCCGTGCTCCCCGCCCACGACGGCTGGGCCGCCGCGGACGGCTCGACCACCGGCGGTTCGAAGGCCACCCGCGACCACGTCTACACGGTGACCAACCGTGCGGAGCTGATCGCGGCGTTCGAGGACGCCGGTGACGCGCCCAAGATCGTCAAGATCGCCGGGACCGTCCACGGCAACTCCGACGTCAACGGCACCCCCATCGGCTGCGAGGACTACTACACCGGCGGCTACACCCTGGAGAAGTACCTCGCCGCCTACGACCCGGCGGTCTGGGGCACCGACGCCGTGCCCAGCGGCCCGCTGGAGGACGCCCGCGCCGCCTCCGCCGCCCTCCAGGCGGCGGCCGTCAACGTCGAGGTCCCCTCGAACACCACCCTGATCGGCGTCGGCGACGACGCCACCGTCATCGGGGCCAGCCTCCAGATCAAGAACGTCTCGAACGTCATCGTCCGCAACCTGACCTTCGAGGACACCTACGACTGCTTCCCGCAGTGGGACCCGACCGACACCGACACCGGGGCCTGGAACTCCGAGTACGACAACCTCGTCGTCACCGGCTCCTCCCACGTCTGGGTCGACCACAACACCTTCAGCGACGGCGACCGCCCCGACTCGGCCCAGCCGCACTACTTCGGCACGGTCTACCAGCAGCACGACGGGCTCTTCGACATCGTGCGCGGCGCGGACCTGGTCACCGTCTCGTGGAACGTCCTCAAGGACCACGACAAGACGATGCTCATCGGCAACAGCGACAGCGCGGGCGCGACCGACCGGGGCAAGCTCCGGGTGACCCTGCACCACAACCTCTTCCAGGACGTGAAGGAGCGCGCTCCGCGCGTCCGCTTCGGCCAGGTCGACTCGTACAACAACCACTTCGTGGCCACGGCCGGCAGCCCGTACGGCTACACCTACGGCATCGGCATCGAGTCCCAGCTCGTCGCCGAGCACAACGCGTTCACCCTTCCCGCGGGCTACGACCCGGCGCTCATCCTGAAGAAGTGGAAGGAGTCGCCGCTCACGGCGGGCGACAACTACGTCAACGGCAGGAAGACCGACCTGATCGCCGTCCACAACGCGGGCGTCCCCGCCGAGCAGCTCGCCTCGGGCGCCGGCTGGACCCCCGTCCTGCGGACCAAGGTCGACTCGCCGCGCGCCGTTCCCGCGCTCGTGGACCGCCAGGCCGGAGCCGGCGGCCACTGCTGA
- a CDS encoding NCS2 family permease has protein sequence MPDTPEAPQAPAAPETPEAPAAPETAPAAGPTAAPSNALDRYFAITARGSSFAREIRGGFATFFTMAYILVLNPIILGSAEDKFGAHLSTPQLVTVTALVAAVMTAIMGLGGNLPLAIAAGLGLNAVVAFQIAPLMSWPDAMGLVVLEGLIICVLVVTGLREAVMRAIPPALKQAISVGIGLFIAFIGFVDAGFVTRIPGETGSTPVQLGAVGHLTGWPVLVFCVGVLLTVALMARKVKGAILISIVVSTVLAVVVNSIADIAPTAWGLTVPEVPEDLVAAPDFGLVGSFSLFGAFQQVGVVTIVLLIFTLILSDFFDTMGTVVGVSQEAGLLDEKGDVPNIGRVLLIDGAAAAVGGAASASSNTAYIESAAGVGEGARTGFASLVTGALFAVALFLTPLATVVPAQAAAPALIAVGFLLMAQVRHIEWESYEIAIPAFLTIAVMPFTYSITNGIGAGFLAYVVIKAALGKAREVHWLLWATSALFVVYFAIDPIEQLLGVK, from the coding sequence ATGCCGGACACGCCGGAAGCACCACAGGCACCAGCGGCACCCGAAACACCGGAAGCGCCGGCGGCACCGGAGACCGCGCCGGCCGCGGGCCCGACCGCGGCCCCCAGCAACGCGCTGGACCGCTACTTCGCGATCACCGCCCGCGGATCGAGCTTCGCCCGCGAGATACGCGGCGGCTTCGCGACCTTCTTCACGATGGCGTACATCCTGGTCCTCAACCCGATCATCCTCGGCTCGGCCGAGGACAAGTTCGGCGCGCACCTCTCCACGCCCCAACTCGTCACCGTCACCGCACTGGTGGCGGCGGTGATGACCGCGATCATGGGACTCGGCGGCAACCTCCCGCTCGCCATCGCCGCCGGCCTCGGCCTCAACGCGGTCGTCGCGTTCCAGATCGCCCCGCTGATGAGCTGGCCCGACGCGATGGGCCTGGTCGTCCTCGAAGGGCTCATCATCTGCGTCCTGGTCGTCACCGGGCTGCGCGAGGCCGTGATGCGCGCGATCCCGCCCGCCCTCAAGCAGGCCATCAGCGTCGGCATCGGGCTCTTCATCGCGTTCATCGGCTTCGTCGACGCCGGGTTCGTCACCCGCATCCCCGGCGAGACCGGCTCCACGCCCGTACAGCTCGGCGCGGTCGGACACCTCACCGGCTGGCCGGTGCTGGTCTTCTGCGTCGGCGTGCTGCTCACCGTCGCCCTGATGGCCCGCAAGGTGAAGGGCGCCATCCTCATCAGCATCGTGGTCAGCACCGTCCTGGCCGTCGTCGTCAACTCGATCGCCGACATCGCGCCGACCGCCTGGGGCCTGACCGTCCCCGAGGTCCCCGAGGACCTCGTCGCCGCCCCCGACTTCGGGCTCGTCGGCTCCTTCAGCCTCTTCGGCGCCTTCCAGCAGGTCGGCGTGGTCACCATCGTCCTGCTGATCTTCACCCTGATCCTCAGCGACTTCTTCGACACCATGGGCACGGTCGTCGGTGTCTCCCAGGAGGCCGGGCTGCTCGACGAGAAGGGCGACGTCCCGAACATCGGCCGCGTCCTCCTGATCGACGGAGCGGCCGCCGCCGTCGGCGGAGCCGCCTCGGCCTCCTCCAACACGGCTTACATCGAGTCGGCGGCCGGCGTCGGCGAGGGCGCCCGTACCGGCTTCGCCTCCCTGGTCACCGGCGCCCTCTTCGCCGTCGCGCTCTTCCTCACCCCGCTGGCCACCGTCGTCCCGGCCCAGGCCGCGGCCCCGGCGCTCATCGCGGTCGGCTTCCTGCTGATGGCGCAGGTCCGCCACATCGAGTGGGAGAGCTACGAGATCGCCATCCCGGCGTTCCTGACGATCGCCGTCATGCCGTTCACGTACTCCATCACCAACGGCATCGGCGCGGGCTTCCTCGCCTACGTCGTGATCAAGGCGGCCCTCGGCAAGGCGCGGGAGGTCCACTGGCTGCTGTGGGCCACCTCCGCCCTGTTCGTGGTGTACTTCGCGATCGACCCGATCGAGCAGCTGCTCGGCGTGAAGTGA
- a CDS encoding PmoA family protein, producing MTTLRLSCAGRPVGRYGYHPDVHDGRPYLHPVTTLGGTPVTEERPADHLHHLGASVAVPDVAGYNFWGGRTFVRGQGPTVLDNHGVQRHLGWKLRDPDGFVEELGWEAGGAELLREHRTVAVVPLTDTAWALDFSFSLTNRSRTALSIGSPATNGRPGAGYGGFFWRAPKEERAPEVFSATLEGEAAVHGARADWLALAGDSWTLVFAGATGETRRDPWFVRTAEYPGVGSSLAAEDRLPVAPGATVVRRVVTVVADGTLGRDEAAALVRKVVTA from the coding sequence GTGACCACGCTGCGCCTCAGCTGTGCGGGCCGCCCCGTGGGCCGCTACGGCTACCACCCCGACGTCCACGACGGCCGCCCCTACCTGCACCCCGTCACCACCCTCGGGGGAACCCCCGTCACCGAGGAGCGCCCCGCCGACCACCTGCACCACCTCGGCGCCTCGGTCGCCGTGCCCGACGTCGCCGGGTACAACTTCTGGGGCGGGCGCACCTTCGTCCGCGGCCAGGGCCCCACCGTCCTCGACAACCACGGGGTGCAGCGCCACCTCGGGTGGAAGCTCCGCGACCCGGACGGCTTCGTGGAGGAGCTCGGCTGGGAGGCCGGCGGCGCCGAACTGCTGCGCGAGCACCGCACGGTGGCCGTCGTCCCGCTGACCGACACCGCCTGGGCGCTGGACTTCTCCTTCTCCCTCACCAACCGCAGCCGCACCGCCCTGTCCATCGGCAGCCCCGCCACCAACGGCCGCCCCGGCGCCGGGTACGGCGGCTTCTTCTGGCGGGCCCCCAAGGAGGAGCGGGCACCCGAGGTGTTCAGCGCCACCCTCGAGGGCGAGGCGGCGGTGCACGGCGCCCGGGCCGACTGGCTGGCCCTCGCCGGCGACAGCTGGACCCTCGTCTTCGCCGGGGCGACCGGGGAGACCCGGCGCGACCCGTGGTTCGTCCGCACCGCGGAGTACCCGGGCGTCGGCTCCTCCCTCGCGGCCGAGGACCGGCTGCCGGTGGCGCCCGGCGCGACCGTCGTACGGCGGGTCGTGACCGTCGTCGCGGACGGGACGCTCGGCCGCGACGAGGCGGCGGCCCTCGTCCGCAAGGTGGTGACGGCATGA
- a CDS encoding rhamnogalacturonan acetylesterase, with the protein MSLTRRRTAAALAALPLALAATPATAKSAGRRPRPRTLHIAGDSTAAQKYADAAPETGWGMALPFFLGPGLRVANHAMNGRSSKSFIDEGLLAALLVDVRAGDFLLIQFGHNDEKTTDPLRGTDPWTTYQDHLRTYVTQARARHARPVLLTPIERRRFAEDGTAKPSHGEYPAAMRALAAEERVPLIDAQALTLARWQQLGPDATQDYFNWQAPGESPNYPDGVQDNTHLQPRGAVDVARTTARALLDARVLAPGEVRRLDAPVPTEWITWPQP; encoded by the coding sequence GTGTCACTCACCCGCAGACGGACGGCGGCCGCACTCGCGGCCCTGCCCCTGGCCCTCGCCGCCACTCCGGCGACGGCGAAGAGCGCCGGACGGCGCCCCCGCCCCCGCACCCTGCACATCGCCGGCGACTCGACGGCGGCCCAGAAGTACGCGGACGCGGCGCCCGAGACCGGCTGGGGCATGGCCCTGCCGTTCTTCCTCGGCCCCGGCCTGAGAGTCGCCAACCACGCGATGAACGGCCGCAGTTCGAAGAGCTTCATCGACGAGGGGCTGCTCGCCGCACTGCTCGTGGACGTCCGCGCCGGTGACTTCCTGCTCATCCAGTTCGGGCACAACGACGAGAAGACCACCGACCCGCTGCGCGGCACCGACCCCTGGACCACCTACCAGGACCACCTGCGGACGTACGTCACCCAGGCCCGCGCGCGCCACGCCCGGCCCGTCCTGCTCACCCCGATCGAGCGCCGCCGCTTCGCCGAGGACGGCACCGCCAAGCCGAGCCACGGCGAGTACCCGGCCGCCATGCGGGCACTGGCCGCCGAGGAACGCGTACCGCTGATCGACGCCCAGGCACTCACCCTGGCCCGCTGGCAGCAGCTGGGTCCGGACGCCACCCAGGACTACTTCAACTGGCAGGCGCCCGGGGAGTCCCCCAACTACCCGGACGGGGTGCAGGACAACACGCACCTCCAGCCGCGCGGTGCCGTCGACGTGGCCCGGACGACCGCCCGCGCCCTCCTGGACGCCCGCGTGCTCGCGCCCGGCGAGGTGCGCCGGCTCGACGCCCCCGTCCCCACCGAGTGGATCACCTGGCCGCAGCCATGA
- a CDS encoding glycoside hydrolase family 43 protein, protein MSPRPWTADLGDGTYRNPVLNADWSDPDLVRVGDDYYLTASSFGRAPGLPLLHSRDLVNWSLIGHALDTLEPAADFAAPRHDRGVWAPSIRHHAGRFWIFWGDPDHGIQQINAEDVRGPWSAPHLVKAGKGLIDACPLWDEETGEAYLVHAWAKSRSGIKNRLTGHRMSADGRELLDEGATLIDGDLIPGWFTLEGPKVYRHEGEFWILAPAGGVTTGWQGAFRSKDFFGPYEERVVLAQGRTAVNGPHQGGWVRTPAGEDWFLHFQERGAYGRVVHLQPMRWDEEGWPVLGDEGEPVLTHAKPIAPQQPVGAPAFADGFPGGRYGRQWQWTANPRAGWTVEHAGDGLRLACVRTPHAHDLRTLANVLVQRLPAEEFTVEVELALGSEVPGAKAGLAVLGDAFSWIGLERGEDGSVSLVHRYAESVAEHERDAAPGRPAPEGRVRLRVEVSAGARCRFHADTGDGFRASGQVFAAEPWRWVGALLGLFATAPAGTGPAGTAEFTAFGTPTPPA, encoded by the coding sequence ATGAGCCCGAGGCCCTGGACCGCCGACCTCGGCGACGGCACCTACCGCAACCCCGTGCTCAACGCCGACTGGTCCGACCCGGACCTGGTGCGCGTCGGCGACGACTACTACCTCACCGCGTCCAGCTTCGGCCGCGCCCCCGGACTGCCGCTGCTGCACTCCCGGGACCTGGTCAACTGGTCCCTGATCGGACACGCCCTCGACACCCTGGAACCGGCCGCCGACTTCGCGGCTCCGCGCCACGACCGTGGCGTCTGGGCACCCTCGATCCGCCACCACGCGGGCCGGTTCTGGATCTTCTGGGGCGACCCCGACCACGGCATCCAGCAGATCAACGCCGAGGACGTACGCGGCCCGTGGAGCGCTCCGCACCTGGTGAAGGCGGGCAAGGGCCTGATCGACGCCTGCCCGCTCTGGGACGAGGAGACCGGCGAGGCCTACCTCGTGCACGCCTGGGCGAAATCCCGCTCCGGGATCAAGAACCGGCTGACCGGCCACCGGATGAGCGCCGACGGCCGCGAACTCCTCGACGAGGGGGCGACGTTGATCGACGGGGACCTGATCCCCGGCTGGTTCACCCTGGAGGGCCCCAAGGTCTACCGGCACGAGGGCGAGTTCTGGATCCTCGCCCCGGCCGGCGGGGTGACCACGGGCTGGCAGGGCGCGTTCCGGTCGAAGGACTTCTTCGGCCCGTACGAGGAACGCGTCGTCCTGGCCCAGGGCCGCACCGCCGTCAACGGCCCCCACCAGGGCGGCTGGGTCCGCACCCCGGCGGGCGAGGACTGGTTCCTGCACTTCCAGGAGCGGGGCGCGTACGGCAGGGTCGTCCACCTCCAGCCGATGCGCTGGGACGAGGAGGGCTGGCCGGTCCTCGGCGACGAGGGCGAACCCGTCCTCACGCACGCCAAGCCGATCGCGCCCCAACAGCCCGTGGGTGCACCGGCGTTCGCCGACGGCTTCCCCGGAGGCCGCTACGGCCGGCAGTGGCAGTGGACCGCCAACCCGCGGGCCGGCTGGACCGTCGAGCACGCCGGGGACGGACTGCGCCTCGCCTGCGTCCGCACCCCGCACGCGCACGACCTGCGGACCCTGGCGAACGTACTCGTGCAGCGGCTGCCCGCCGAGGAGTTCACCGTGGAGGTGGAGCTCGCCCTCGGCAGCGAGGTACCCGGAGCCAAGGCCGGACTCGCCGTACTCGGCGACGCGTTCAGCTGGATCGGCCTCGAACGCGGTGAGGACGGTTCGGTCTCGCTCGTGCACCGGTACGCCGAGAGCGTCGCCGAACACGAACGGGACGCCGCACCGGGCCGCCCCGCGCCCGAGGGGCGGGTCCGGCTCCGCGTCGAGGTGAGCGCCGGAGCCCGCTGCCGCTTCCACGCCGACACCGGGGACGGCTTCCGCGCCTCCGGCCAGGTCTTCGCAGCCGAACCGTGGCGCTGGGTCGGCGCACTGCTCGGCCTCTTCGCCACCGCCCCCGCCGGTACGGGCCCCGCGGGCACCGCCGAGTTCACCGCCTTCGGGACCCCCACGCCGCCCGCCTGA
- a CDS encoding SigE family RNA polymerase sigma factor has product MGTVVDAAAAAEFHQFFEAHYAELARLAHLLTGEADAADDLAADALMALWHRWDRMREADHPVAYARGVVANLARTRIRGAVRERRRIALFWAPRSGAGDGFAVDAPDVPTVVDVQEALRKLPFRKRACVVLRHAFDLSERDTSLVLGISVGTVKSQTSRGLAELQRLLGPETGPAPARVAVAGQPGGGRH; this is encoded by the coding sequence GTGGGCACTGTGGTCGACGCTGCCGCTGCCGCCGAGTTCCATCAGTTCTTCGAGGCGCACTATGCCGAACTGGCCCGTCTCGCACACCTGTTGACAGGCGAGGCGGATGCGGCCGATGATCTGGCCGCCGACGCCCTGATGGCTCTCTGGCACCGCTGGGACCGGATGAGGGAGGCCGATCATCCCGTCGCGTACGCGCGCGGGGTCGTCGCCAACCTGGCGCGGACCCGGATCCGGGGCGCGGTGCGCGAGCGCCGCAGGATCGCGCTGTTCTGGGCACCGCGCTCCGGGGCGGGCGACGGGTTCGCCGTCGACGCCCCCGACGTACCGACCGTGGTGGACGTCCAAGAGGCCCTGCGTAAGCTGCCGTTCAGGAAGCGGGCCTGCGTCGTGCTGCGGCACGCGTTCGACCTGTCCGAGCGGGACACGTCGTTGGTCCTCGGGATATCGGTCGGTACGGTCAAGAGCCAGACCTCCCGGGGCTTGGCGGAGTTGCAGCGGCTGCTCGGCCCCGAGACGGGCCCGGCTCCGGCACGGGTGGCCGTGGCGGGGCAGCCCGGCGGAGGAAGGCATTGA
- a CDS encoding ABC transporter substrate-binding protein codes for MTISKKYRGRAAAAVSLTAMLALTATACGDDGSGSGTEGSGKGEITFWDNNGGPRTAIWTEIIKDFEKENPDIKVKYVPIPIADVQSKYDTAIAGGGLPDVGGVGTAYLANIVSQEALEPVQDRIEESSLKGKLVEGMVASVKDAGGRGDDMYSVPTSANNGTLWYRTDLFQAAGLEAPSTWAKFYDAADKLTDSKNNKFGYTIRGGAGSIAQALDAAYGQSGITDFWNGDTTTVNDPKNVAALEKYVGLFKKATPSADVNNDFTKMVAQWDTGTIGMLSHNLGSYQDHVKALGADKFAGIPNPIGDSGTRVQVSNPVDGLGLFRSSKNKTAAWKFIEFAASHASNSKWNESAGAIPANTEAAQDPWITASEPTALAAKALTDGSTKIVNLPYYLPDWNNISKADNEPEFQKLLLGKVSAKDFLDKIAKELNAAQKEWKELGNG; via the coding sequence ATGACCATTTCCAAGAAGTACCGGGGGCGCGCCGCGGCAGCGGTCTCGCTGACCGCGATGCTCGCCCTGACGGCCACCGCCTGCGGCGACGACGGCAGCGGCTCCGGCACCGAGGGCAGCGGCAAGGGCGAGATCACCTTCTGGGACAACAACGGCGGCCCGCGCACCGCCATCTGGACCGAGATCATCAAGGATTTCGAGAAGGAGAACCCGGACATCAAGGTCAAGTACGTCCCGATCCCGATCGCCGACGTGCAGTCCAAGTACGACACCGCGATCGCCGGCGGCGGCCTGCCGGACGTGGGCGGCGTGGGCACCGCCTACCTCGCCAACATCGTCTCCCAGGAGGCGCTGGAGCCGGTCCAGGACCGGATCGAGGAGTCCTCGCTCAAGGGCAAGCTCGTCGAGGGCATGGTGGCGAGCGTCAAGGACGCCGGCGGCCGGGGCGACGACATGTACTCCGTGCCGACCTCCGCGAACAACGGAACCCTCTGGTACAGAACCGACCTGTTCCAGGCCGCGGGGCTGGAAGCCCCCTCCACCTGGGCGAAGTTCTACGACGCGGCCGACAAGCTGACCGACTCCAAGAACAACAAGTTCGGCTACACCATCCGGGGCGGGGCGGGCTCCATCGCCCAGGCCCTGGACGCCGCCTACGGCCAGTCCGGCATCACGGACTTCTGGAACGGCGACACGACGACGGTCAACGACCCGAAGAACGTCGCCGCGCTGGAGAAGTACGTCGGCCTGTTCAAGAAGGCGACGCCGTCCGCCGACGTCAACAACGACTTCACCAAGATGGTCGCGCAGTGGGACACCGGCACCATCGGGATGCTCAGCCACAACCTCGGTTCCTATCAGGACCACGTGAAGGCGCTCGGCGCGGACAAGTTCGCCGGCATCCCGAACCCGATCGGTGACAGCGGCACCCGCGTCCAGGTCTCCAACCCGGTCGACGGACTCGGCCTCTTCCGCAGCAGCAAGAACAAGACCGCCGCCTGGAAGTTCATCGAGTTCGCCGCCTCGCACGCCTCCAACAGCAAGTGGAACGAGTCGGCCGGCGCCATCCCCGCCAACACCGAGGCCGCGCAGGACCCGTGGATCACCGCCTCCGAGCCGACCGCGCTCGCGGCCAAGGCCCTCACCGACGGCTCCACCAAGATCGTGAACCTGCCCTACTACCTGCCCGACTGGAACAACATCAGCAAGGCCGACAACGAGCCGGAGTTCCAGAAGCTGCTGCTCGGCAAGGTCTCCGCGAAGGACTTCCTGGACAAGATCGCCAAGGAGCTGAACGCCGCCCAGAAGGAGTGGAAGGAACTGGGCAACGGCTGA
- a CDS encoding glycoside hydrolase domain-containing protein, producing MSKHRLSKKGRYIAWGAAAAVAVVGSGFVAQTSMAATTWPAQKTFTGQAFDTCTAPSLAAMKAWKADKFYGGAAVYIGGKNRGCAQPNLTSSWVKSVNSAGWKLIPLYVGAQPPCQKSSNPEKMTAATAASLGVKDGNDAVARAAALGMKAGSPVYLDMEPYTITDKACNDAVLTYVRSFTKTLRAKTYRAGFYGFSSSSAKAIATATNKTDLPGNLWYALWDGKSTTTTDWPWSKTLFTDHSRAHQYKVNSKEKRGGYTLTVDRDSWDAPVALVG from the coding sequence TTGTCCAAGCACCGTTTGTCCAAGAAGGGCCGCTACATCGCCTGGGGGGCGGCGGCCGCGGTCGCCGTCGTGGGGTCCGGGTTCGTGGCCCAGACCTCGATGGCGGCCACCACCTGGCCCGCGCAGAAGACCTTCACGGGCCAGGCGTTCGACACCTGCACCGCGCCGTCGCTCGCCGCGATGAAGGCGTGGAAGGCCGACAAGTTCTACGGCGGCGCCGCCGTCTACATCGGGGGCAAGAACCGGGGCTGCGCCCAGCCCAACCTGACCTCTTCCTGGGTGAAGTCGGTCAACTCCGCGGGCTGGAAGCTCATCCCGCTCTACGTGGGCGCCCAGCCGCCGTGCCAGAAGAGCTCCAACCCGGAGAAGATGACCGCTGCCACGGCCGCCTCCCTCGGCGTCAAGGACGGCAACGACGCGGTCGCCAGGGCGGCGGCGCTCGGCATGAAGGCCGGCAGCCCGGTCTACCTCGACATGGAGCCGTACACGATCACGGACAAGGCGTGCAACGACGCGGTCCTGACCTACGTCCGCTCGTTCACCAAGACCCTGCGCGCCAAGACCTACCGGGCCGGGTTCTACGGCTTCAGCAGCTCCAGCGCCAAGGCCATCGCCACGGCGACCAACAAGACCGACCTGCCGGGCAACCTCTGGTACGCGCTCTGGGACGGCAAGTCCACCACCACGACCGACTGGCCGTGGAGCAAGACGCTCTTCACCGACCACAGCCGGGCCCACCAGTACAAGGTCAACAGCAAGGAGAAGCGCGGCGGTTACACCCTGACCGTCGACCGCGACTCCTGGGACGCCCCGGTCGCCCTCGTCGGCTGA